The following are from one region of the Eubacterium sp. MSJ-33 genome:
- a CDS encoding D-alanyl-D-alanine carboxypeptidase family protein yields the protein MHSKYLTRNLITLILLVLFCSIVCIVNNHVKAAYPNSDSATYVIDALVHQSDKVDFKQEDAIVYPDADIQASLFPDSYYTLLIDETDQTVLAAKNTHQRMYPASMTKMMTAIVVADAIEAGTISLDDMVEITQNYDLSAQDVPPSQLHRGYTISVKNLLYGLMLESNNYYALYLAEYVGGTVSGFCDMMNAKAQQIGATNTHFVNPHGLDDPNHYSTAYDMYLIIKEVHSHPVLTDIDGFDTYTYSYYDTNGLEIETESTATNLFITGNVALPATFQIEAWKTGTTSGAGNCLAMYLTKGGKEYVVVASSGKSKEDLYDSIIRLLCLTD from the coding sequence ATGCATAGCAAATATTTAACAAGAAATTTAATAACACTTATACTTCTGGTGCTGTTTTGTTCGATTGTCTGTATTGTCAATAATCATGTAAAGGCGGCATATCCAAATTCAGATTCCGCCACTTATGTGATTGATGCATTGGTTCACCAGTCCGACAAAGTTGATTTCAAACAGGAAGATGCAATTGTTTATCCGGATGCAGATATACAGGCATCCTTATTTCCGGACAGCTATTATACATTGTTAATAGATGAGACTGATCAGACAGTACTTGCTGCAAAGAATACACATCAGCGCATGTATCCGGCCAGTATGACAAAAATGATGACGGCAATCGTTGTTGCTGACGCGATTGAAGCAGGCACGATTTCATTGGATGACATGGTGGAGATTACCCAGAACTATGACTTATCTGCGCAAGATGTTCCACCCAGCCAGTTACATCGTGGATATACGATCAGCGTCAAAAACCTCCTATATGGTCTTATGCTTGAATCGAACAATTATTATGCATTGTATTTAGCTGAGTATGTCGGCGGAACAGTTTCCGGCTTTTGCGACATGATGAATGCAAAAGCCCAGCAGATTGGTGCTACGAATACACATTTTGTAAATCCGCATGGCTTAGATGATCCCAACCATTATTCTACTGCCTATGACATGTACCTTATCATAAAAGAAGTCCACAGCCATCCGGTTCTCACAGACATAGATGGCTTTGATACATATACTTATTCGTACTATGATACAAATGGTCTAGAAATCGAGACAGAATCGACAGCAACAAACCTGTTTATCACCGGTAATGTAGCTCTTCCGGCCACATTCCAGATTGAAGCGTGGAAAACAGGAACTACCAGTGGTGCCGGCAACTGTCTTGCCATGTATCTGACAAAAGGCGGTAAAGAATATGTAGTTGTCGCATCATCCGGCAAATCAAAAGAGGACTTATATGATTCAATCATACGTTTATTATGTTTAACAGACTAA
- the aroB gene encoding 3-dehydroquinate synthase, translating to MKNLTVHLDDKPIYDIVYEEGFDALSDMIQKLGYSNRKICVVSESHVASLYLDAILLSIKDACTYTTSFVFPEGEASKNLDVVRNLYTHLIEEKFDRNDVLIALGGGVVGDLTGYAAATYLRGIDFIQIPTSLLSQVDSSIGGKTGVDFDSYKNMVGAFHMPKLVYMNLSVLKTLSNRQFCSGMGEIIKHGLIKNAPYFTWLKENESKIASLDLQTVGEMIYESNIVKKNVVENDPTEKGERALLNFGHTLGHAIEKYMNFEFLHGECVFIGCALASIISYKKGNITEAELRDILHSMKPYHVPKLPADADLKKIISYTKNDKKAIGGKIKFILLETVGHAYIDMDVSDEDMLLALKELQERYQDEYETKN from the coding sequence ATGAAGAATTTAACTGTACATCTTGATGATAAGCCAATCTATGATATCGTTTATGAAGAAGGCTTTGATGCCCTTTCCGATATGATTCAGAAACTTGGCTACAGTAACCGTAAGATCTGTGTGGTATCCGAAAGTCATGTAGCATCCTTATATTTGGATGCTATATTGCTTTCTATCAAAGATGCCTGCACATATACAACCTCCTTTGTTTTTCCAGAAGGGGAAGCAAGTAAGAATCTCGATGTTGTTCGAAATCTATACACGCATTTAATTGAAGAGAAATTTGACCGCAACGATGTATTAATTGCACTCGGCGGTGGAGTCGTAGGAGATCTGACCGGATATGCAGCCGCCACCTATCTGCGGGGAATTGATTTTATACAGATTCCAACCAGTCTTTTATCCCAGGTTGATTCCAGCATTGGCGGAAAAACCGGTGTGGATTTTGATTCTTATAAAAATATGGTTGGTGCATTCCATATGCCTAAACTTGTGTATATGAATCTATCTGTTCTGAAAACGCTCTCAAACCGACAGTTTTGTTCTGGTATGGGTGAAATCATCAAACATGGGCTCATAAAAAACGCACCATATTTTACATGGTTAAAGGAAAACGAATCAAAGATTGCATCTCTTGATCTTCAAACAGTCGGAGAGATGATCTATGAGAGTAATATCGTCAAGAAAAATGTTGTAGAGAATGATCCAACAGAAAAAGGAGAGCGTGCACTTCTTAATTTTGGACATACACTCGGACATGCTATCGAAAAATACATGAACTTTGAATTTCTTCATGGAGAATGCGTCTTTATCGGATGTGCTCTGGCAAGTATTATTTCTTATAAAAAAGGGAATATTACCGAAGCAGAGCTGCGTGATATATTACACAGCATGAAACCATATCATGTACCGAAGTTACCAGCAGATGCTGATTTGAAGAAAATTATCTCCTATACCAAAAACGACAAAAAAGCTATTGGTGGAAAAATTAAATTTATTTTATTAGAGACAGTCGGTCACGCTTATATCGATATGGATGTAAGCGATGAAGACATGCTTCTTGCATTAAAAGAATTACAGGAACGATATCAAGATGAATACGAAACAAAAAATTAA
- a CDS encoding FtsW/RodA/SpoVE family cell cycle protein, with translation MFTRFSLKDYNFKLLITVIIAMICGVVMINSADSSFTLKQCIGVVLSVIIMVVVSLFNYDFVCRFYRAFFIINAIILLLVLLFGVEVNFAKRWLMIGGSGGIQFQPSEFSKILMILFTATFLDKLKEDKKVNTLKGLCLFALLIGFSLALIVCEPDLSTTICLAMVLITMLYLAGLSYKIIGIALLIFIPLAGSFLWYIQQPDQHLLRQYQVNRILQFVYPGQYGSDYTQQNNSVMAIGSGQLNGKGLNTSTIATVKDANFISEQQTDFIFSVIGEELGFIGSVIIIAILLLIVLQCIHVARNARDSKGMLIAAGMGCLIAYQTFINIAVATGVIPNTGLPLPFISYGLSSLLSISAGIGVVLNISMQKTSY, from the coding sequence ATGTTCACAAGATTCAGTCTCAAAGACTATAATTTCAAATTACTGATTACTGTTATCATTGCAATGATTTGCGGTGTTGTTATGATTAACAGTGCCGACAGTTCATTTACTTTAAAACAATGTATTGGTGTTGTTTTATCTGTCATCATCATGGTTGTTGTATCTTTATTTAACTATGATTTTGTCTGCCGGTTTTATCGTGCATTTTTTATTATCAATGCAATTATATTACTTTTGGTATTATTATTCGGTGTAGAGGTAAATTTTGCTAAAAGATGGCTTATGATCGGTGGAAGTGGCGGAATCCAGTTCCAGCCGTCTGAGTTTTCCAAGATCCTCATGATTTTATTTACGGCAACCTTTCTGGATAAACTCAAAGAAGATAAAAAAGTCAATACTTTAAAAGGTCTGTGTCTGTTTGCACTTCTTATTGGCTTTTCACTGGCACTGATTGTTTGTGAACCGGACCTGTCAACAACAATCTGTCTGGCCATGGTTCTTATCACGATGTTATATCTGGCAGGACTCAGTTATAAAATCATTGGAATTGCATTGCTTATATTTATCCCACTTGCCGGAAGCTTTCTATGGTATATCCAGCAACCGGACCAGCACTTATTGCGCCAATACCAGGTAAACAGAATTTTGCAGTTCGTCTATCCGGGACAGTATGGCTCTGATTATACGCAGCAAAATAATTCCGTTATGGCAATTGGTTCCGGACAGCTTAACGGAAAAGGCTTAAACACTTCAACGATTGCTACAGTCAAGGACGCAAATTTCATTTCCGAGCAGCAAACAGACTTTATTTTCTCTGTAATCGGAGAGGAACTTGGTTTCATTGGAAGTGTAATAATTATTGCAATTCTACTGTTAATAGTGTTACAATGTATTCATGTAGCGAGAAATGCAAGAGATTCAAAAGGTATGCTGATTGCAGCAGGTATGGGCTGTCTGATTGCATATCAGACTTTCATCAATATTGCCGTAGCAACCGGTGTTATACCAAATACCGGCCTACCGCTTCCGTTTATCAGTTATGGGCTCAGTTCGTTGCTCAGCATTTCGGCGGGAATCGGAGTTGTATTGAATATTAGTATGCAAAAAACAAGCTACTAG
- a CDS encoding HlyD family efflux transporter periplasmic adaptor subunit has protein sequence MKQQNQQRIIQLNKEIRANAATIVIAAVLLYVVISVFMSLGKKTVPIYQVCKGDVSNNFTLQGLAIRDEVIVNTSASGYICYYISDGEKVKKNSTVCTIDQTGEIYNTPQENNDSYNNILSNEDYKNIRSLISSYKLSYSDVTFYNAYSFETNANNRVFELTNESKMQQSGTSGNSISAVHAPDSGLVTYYIDGYENYQISENIHASDFDKAGYDKTAMKSGDYAEAGNTVVKIIPSEQWNIVAPLTEEQVSELDGRSYVTFRINNSSFKITMPFTIIQGTDGKYINIAIDKYLSNFLSERFVNVEIIQSDESGLKIPSSALVEKGVYKIPIGYLSSNINASNENRLQIQRIDTNGNQSIQQIRPIIYMIDDKYAYIDPEGIEDSDVLMNVNTNNTIAASLLELEPLTGVYFANQGIAEFRRVTIIKTIDEFVLIKGDEELKAYDNIILDSDSVSENQLIY, from the coding sequence ATGAAACAGCAAAACCAACAACGTATTATACAACTGAATAAAGAAATCCGCGCAAACGCTGCAACTATTGTAATTGCAGCGGTTTTGCTGTATGTAGTTATCAGTGTGTTTATGTCTCTTGGGAAAAAAACAGTTCCGATCTACCAGGTATGTAAAGGGGATGTCAGCAATAATTTTACATTGCAAGGACTTGCAATCCGCGATGAAGTGATTGTAAATACATCTGCCTCCGGCTATATCTGTTACTACATATCCGATGGTGAAAAAGTAAAAAAGAATTCTACTGTTTGCACGATTGATCAGACCGGTGAAATCTATAACACACCACAGGAAAATAACGATTCATATAACAACATTTTGTCAAATGAAGACTATAAAAATATCCGATCTCTGATTTCATCCTACAAATTATCCTACAGCGATGTAACCTTTTATAATGCATACAGTTTCGAAACAAATGCCAATAACCGGGTATTTGAATTGACCAATGAATCAAAAATGCAGCAGAGTGGTACATCCGGCAACAGTATTTCTGCCGTTCATGCACCGGACAGTGGACTTGTCACTTATTATATTGATGGATATGAGAATTATCAGATTTCAGAGAATATTCATGCCTCCGACTTTGATAAAGCCGGCTACGATAAAACGGCAATGAAATCCGGTGATTACGCAGAAGCCGGCAACACAGTTGTGAAGATTATTCCATCGGAACAGTGGAATATTGTTGCACCGTTGACAGAAGAGCAGGTTTCCGAATTAGATGGTCGGTCTTATGTTACATTCCGCATCAACAATTCCAGTTTCAAGATTACGATGCCTTTTACAATTATACAAGGAACTGATGGAAAGTACATCAACATTGCAATTGATAAATACCTTTCCAATTTTTTATCGGAACGTTTTGTGAATGTAGAAATTATTCAGTCAGATGAGAGTGGTTTGAAGATTCCTTCATCCGCACTTGTAGAAAAAGGTGTCTACAAAATTCCTATCGGATATCTGTCTTCAAACATCAATGCCTCGAACGAAAACAGGCTCCAGATACAGAGGATAGATACGAACGGAAATCAATCCATCCAGCAGATACGTCCGATTATCTATATGATTGATGATAAATACGCCTATATCGATCCGGAAGGAATCGAAGATTCTGATGTATTAATGAATGTCAATACGAACAACACAATTGCAGCATCCCTCCTGGAGTTAGAACCTCTTACCGGTGTATATTTTGCCAATCAGGGAATTGCAGAATTCCGAAGAGTTACTATTATAAAAACAATCGATGAATTTGTTCTGATTAAAGGAGATGAAGAGTTAAAAGCTTATGACAATATTATACTTGACTCCGATAGTGTCTCCGAAAATCAGCTCATATATTAA
- a CDS encoding twitching motility protein PilT translates to MLELIIGAKGNGKTRKMVERANNESKRSSGSIIYIDKSNKHMYELSNIIRLVNLHEYDIQTPDAFMGFIQGLISSNHNLTHIFLDNFMMMCNIEADELESALNEIDKISEKYNVTFVISTAVEESMLPANYVGNVVCKL, encoded by the coding sequence ATGCTGGAATTAATTATTGGAGCAAAAGGTAACGGTAAAACAAGGAAGATGGTAGAAAGAGCCAATAACGAAAGCAAACGTTCAAGCGGTTCAATTATTTATATTGATAAGAGCAACAAGCATATGTACGAGCTTTCCAATATTATTCGTCTTGTGAATCTTCATGAGTACGATATCCAGACTCCGGATGCTTTTATGGGGTTTATTCAGGGATTGATCTCTTCAAACCACAATCTGACACACATTTTTTTGGATAACTTTATGATGATGTGTAATATTGAAGCAGATGAATTAGAATCTGCACTGAATGAGATTGATAAGATTTCTGAAAAATATAATGTTACATTTGTTATCAGTACAGCAGTGGAAGAATCCATGTTACCAGCAAATTATGTCGGAAATGTTGTCTGCAAGCTATAA
- a CDS encoding YggS family pyridoxal phosphate-dependent enzyme — MLYENYEKVVENVKKACERSGRNFQDVTIIAVSKTKPLSDVEELLAHGITEFGENKVQEMVDKYEHVSKPVNWHLIGHLQTNKVKYIVDKACLIHSVDSVHLAKEIEKEAAKKDVVVKVLIEVNIAQEESKFGIREDEVYSLIDAIKDMPHVHVMGLMTIAPFVDNPEENRVYFRKMHQLLLDIKSKCIDNVDMNVLSMGMTNDYEIAVEEGATMIRVGTAIFGARNYNI; from the coding sequence ATGCTATACGAAAATTATGAAAAAGTTGTTGAAAATGTAAAAAAAGCCTGTGAACGTTCCGGACGTAATTTTCAAGATGTCACGATCATCGCAGTGAGCAAAACAAAACCATTATCCGATGTGGAAGAGCTTCTTGCACATGGAATAACCGAATTTGGTGAAAACAAAGTACAGGAGATGGTTGACAAATACGAACATGTATCAAAACCCGTAAACTGGCATTTAATCGGCCACCTTCAAACAAACAAAGTAAAATATATTGTAGATAAAGCATGTCTGATTCACAGTGTGGACTCTGTTCATCTTGCAAAAGAGATTGAAAAAGAAGCAGCAAAGAAAGATGTTGTCGTAAAGGTGCTTATTGAAGTCAATATTGCTCAGGAAGAAAGCAAATTCGGTATTCGAGAAGATGAAGTATACTCTCTGATTGATGCAATCAAGGATATGCCGCATGTACATGTGATGGGGCTCATGACAATTGCTCCTTTTGTGGATAATCCTGAAGAAAATCGTGTTTATTTCCGCAAAATGCATCAATTATTGCTTGACATAAAATCCAAATGCATTGATAATGTTGACATGAATGTTTTATCAATGGGAATGACCAATGATTATGAAATTGCCGTCGAAGAAGGTGCTACGATGATTCGTGTCGGAACCGCCATATTCGGTGCGCGAAATTATAACATATAG
- a CDS encoding methylglyoxal synthase yields the protein MNIGLIAHDAKKKLMQNFCIAYRGIMSHHELYATGTTGRMIEEVTNLNVHKFLAGHTGGEQQLGAMIESNDLDMMIFLRDPQTKKSHDVDINNIFSLCDIHNIPLATNLATAELLIKALDRGDLDWRELFKH from the coding sequence ATGAACATCGGTTTAATCGCACATGATGCGAAGAAAAAATTAATGCAGAATTTCTGTATCGCTTATCGGGGGATTATGTCACATCATGAACTTTATGCCACCGGAACAACCGGACGTATGATTGAAGAGGTTACCAATCTGAATGTCCATAAGTTTCTTGCAGGGCATACCGGCGGAGAGCAGCAGCTCGGTGCTATGATTGAAAGTAATGATCTGGACATGATGATTTTTTTGCGCGACCCACAGACAAAGAAGAGCCACGATGTGGATATCAATAACATTTTTTCTTTATGTGATATTCATAATATTCCACTTGCAACCAATCTGGCAACTGCGGAGCTTCTGATTAAAGCGCTGGATCGGGGCGATCTGGATTGGCGCGAGCTTTTTAAGCATTAA
- a CDS encoding DivIVA domain-containing protein: MLTPVDIQQKKFHVGLGYDKKDVNTFFDSVSESYEDLYRSNAELKEKVSILNDTLQNYRSKESHLEKSLKRAEKDTVETISNATKEAKGILRDAKIQANNIVADAEKRLERLEDEIALLEAKYTAYKSNFCSLIQKQFEFLGEQDFDPSSMIDDRAWALMGGEEKQTSSSVSDGFGAYTGDPQMRDESTLGGFGSGDTTSTSAVYTQSLSAGENFVDPFKPKDQKDYNPFDAKNKNTEEKKSTLKVANSAEERKKMKRATVGSSEAAAAMQKAKEAAQAKPESKPQTKPDIKPEPASRSEVKQESKHKAVAPEVKQEQNTEPVVSEVKPESKPEPEKKVESVDEIPTILSHLSESTDDKDDTIAEDHTESIEGEVEEKKNGPALIGEGDDEDTETDNDGFEFI, encoded by the coding sequence TTGCTTACACCAGTTGATATTCAACAGAAAAAATTTCATGTCGGATTGGGTTACGACAAGAAAGATGTAAACACATTTTTTGACAGTGTTTCAGAAAGCTATGAGGATTTGTATCGTTCGAATGCGGAGTTAAAAGAGAAGGTCTCCATATTAAATGATACATTGCAGAATTATCGTTCCAAAGAATCGCATCTTGAAAAAAGTTTAAAACGTGCGGAGAAGGATACTGTAGAAACAATTTCCAATGCTACCAAAGAGGCAAAAGGGATTCTTCGAGATGCAAAGATTCAGGCAAATAATATTGTCGCAGACGCAGAGAAACGCTTAGAGCGCCTGGAAGACGAAATAGCATTATTAGAGGCCAAATACACCGCGTACAAATCAAATTTCTGTTCTCTGATTCAAAAACAGTTTGAGTTTTTAGGTGAACAGGATTTCGATCCATCTTCCATGATTGATGATCGCGCCTGGGCGTTAATGGGTGGTGAAGAAAAACAGACCTCTTCATCTGTATCGGATGGATTCGGTGCTTACACAGGTGATCCACAAATGCGTGATGAATCTACATTAGGTGGTTTCGGCAGTGGTGATACAACCAGCACAAGTGCGGTCTATACACAGAGTTTAAGTGCCGGTGAGAATTTCGTAGATCCTTTCAAACCGAAGGATCAGAAGGATTATAATCCATTTGATGCAAAAAATAAGAATACAGAAGAGAAAAAATCCACTTTAAAAGTAGCTAATTCTGCTGAAGAACGTAAAAAGATGAAGCGTGCAACTGTCGGTAGTTCTGAAGCTGCGGCTGCTATGCAAAAAGCAAAAGAAGCAGCTCAAGCAAAGCCGGAATCAAAACCACAAACAAAACCGGATATAAAACCGGAACCTGCTTCACGTTCTGAAGTAAAACAAGAATCAAAGCATAAAGCTGTAGCACCTGAGGTAAAACAAGAGCAAAATACGGAACCTGTAGTATCTGAAGTAAAACCAGAGTCAAAACCGGAACCTGAGAAAAAAGTGGAATCAGTAGATGAGATTCCGACTATTTTATCTCATTTATCAGAATCTACGGATGATAAAGATGATACAATTGCTGAGGATCATACAGAAAGTATCGAAGGTGAGGTAGAAGAAAAGAAAAACGGTCCAGCACTCATCGGAGAAGGTGACGACGAGGACACTGAAACCGATAATGACGGTTTTGAATTTATCTAA
- a CDS encoding cell division protein SepF — protein MAKDAGKKSFLDFFKVKNIDDDDDEFDDDLFDEDDYDDDDDDYDDVQPSRVKSKSSFGKTTARSAASSKYEAATQQPTASHKSQAVSSSSGKLVDFKDSQRQSYSRSSDFRSRSEVFVIKPQETDEAQSVIDFLRANKTIVINIEGLDVSVAQRIIDYVGGACYAMGGSLNVVSSNIFIATPQDIEVSGDLREELVSQDALTPYVQY, from the coding sequence ATGGCAAAGGATGCAGGTAAAAAGAGTTTTCTTGATTTTTTTAAAGTCAAAAACATAGATGATGATGACGACGAATTCGATGATGATCTGTTTGACGAAGATGATTACGATGACGATGATGACGACTATGATGATGTACAACCATCCCGTGTAAAATCAAAATCATCTTTCGGTAAGACAACCGCTCGTTCAGCTGCTTCATCCAAATACGAAGCAGCCACACAGCAGCCTACAGCTTCCCATAAAAGTCAGGCTGTAAGTTCATCAAGCGGAAAACTTGTAGATTTTAAGGACTCACAAAGACAGTCCTATAGTCGCAGCTCTGATTTCCGCAGCCGAAGTGAAGTATTTGTAATCAAGCCACAGGAAACCGATGAAGCACAATCTGTAATTGATTTTCTGCGTGCAAATAAAACAATTGTGATAAATATAGAGGGATTGGATGTCTCTGTTGCACAACGTATAATCGATTATGTCGGTGGTGCCTGCTATGCAATGGGTGGATCTCTAAATGTTGTATCTTCTAATATATTTATTGCCACACCACAGGATATTGAAGTATCCGGAGATTTGAGAGAGGAACTGGTTAGTCAGGACGCCCTGACACCATACGTACAATACTAA
- the lspA gene encoding signal peptidase II, producing MNTKQKIKIYIIPILCIGLLVAFDQVTKLMVRGSFALHESRPLIQNVFHLTYIQNTGIAWGMFKNGRIIFLILTIAILLVCACVYAKLPQSKRFLPLRICLVVLVSGAIGNMIDRIYLHYVVDFFDFRLINFPIFNVADIYVTVSMIVLILLCAFYYHDHEIDALFSKSESKTSHHEQEDGNDTFVETDSDSKKTT from the coding sequence ATGAATACGAAACAAAAAATTAAAATTTATATAATACCGATACTCTGCATTGGCTTGCTGGTTGCATTTGATCAGGTTACAAAGCTTATGGTACGTGGCTCCTTTGCTCTACATGAATCCCGTCCGCTGATTCAAAATGTATTCCATCTGACATACATTCAAAACACAGGAATTGCCTGGGGAATGTTTAAAAATGGCAGAATTATATTTCTGATTCTGACGATTGCTATATTACTTGTCTGTGCTTGCGTCTATGCAAAACTACCACAGAGCAAACGATTTTTGCCATTGCGCATCTGTCTGGTAGTCCTTGTGTCCGGAGCCATCGGAAACATGATTGATCGCATCTATCTGCATTACGTAGTAGATTTCTTCGATTTCCGGTTAATCAATTTCCCGATTTTCAATGTTGCAGACATCTATGTAACTGTCAGTATGATCGTATTGATTCTGCTGTGTGCATTTTACTACCACGATCATGAGATTGATGCATTATTTTCTAAATCAGAGTCTAAAACATCCCATCACGAGCAAGAAGATGGGAACGATACTTTTGTAGAAACCGACTCAGATTCAAAAAAGACAACATAA
- a CDS encoding RluA family pseudouridine synthase — METFEFKIETASTEIGMRLDKYLTEQISDQSRSYIQKLLDDNFILVNGRSAKSNYKLRTGDTISVEIPEAEELDIEPEDIPLDIVYEDADIIVVNKPKGMVVHPAPGHTSGTLVSALMYHCKDSLSSINGVLRPGIVHRIDMDTTGLLVACKSDQAHRILSDKFKIHDIHRIYTAIVYNQFTTDEGTIDKSIARHKTDRKKMAIDPNGRHAVTHYRVIERLKQNFSLVECELETGRTHQIRVHMASINHPLLGDDVYGPKQKPFTTQGQVLHAGVLGFEHPITGEYMEWHAELPDYFQNILKKLR, encoded by the coding sequence ATGGAAACCTTCGAATTCAAGATTGAAACAGCCTCCACAGAAATAGGCATGCGATTGGACAAATATCTGACAGAACAGATTTCTGACCAATCGCGTTCATATATCCAGAAGCTGTTAGATGATAATTTCATACTGGTAAACGGCAGATCTGCCAAGTCTAATTACAAGCTACGGACAGGCGATACAATCTCAGTAGAAATCCCCGAAGCAGAAGAATTGGATATCGAACCAGAAGACATCCCTCTTGATATCGTATATGAAGATGCAGATATCATCGTCGTAAATAAGCCAAAGGGAATGGTTGTGCACCCAGCGCCGGGACATACAAGCGGAACTCTCGTCAGTGCTTTGATGTATCATTGCAAAGATTCCCTATCTTCGATCAATGGAGTATTACGACCAGGTATCGTACATCGGATTGATATGGATACAACAGGGCTTTTAGTTGCCTGCAAAAGCGATCAGGCCCATCGCATTTTATCTGACAAGTTTAAGATACACGATATTCACAGAATCTATACAGCAATTGTCTATAACCAATTTACAACAGACGAGGGAACGATTGACAAGTCAATTGCCAGACACAAAACCGACCGCAAGAAGATGGCAATTGACCCAAACGGCAGACATGCGGTCACACATTACCGTGTAATTGAACGATTAAAGCAGAACTTTTCACTTGTGGAATGCGAGCTTGAAACCGGTCGGACACATCAGATCCGTGTGCATATGGCAAGCATCAATCATCCGTTGCTCGGAGATGATGTTTATGGTCCAAAGCAGAAGCCATTTACCACACAGGGACAGGTATTACACGCAGGAGTACTTGGATTTGAACATCCAATCACCGGAGAATATATGGAATGGCATGCAGAACTTCCGGACTATTTTCAGAATATACTAAAGAAACTTCGATAG